AGCCAATTCAGCTTTTCATTCCAGATAATATATGTCATTACAAGAAAAGTCTATTTATACTCAGCAACAATGAAAAGGAAATAACAGAAATTAGTTACAATCTTCACTCTCCTTCAGCGTCCCAAATGCCCAACGAAATCCTGACGCCACCTAGGCCTCACGCGCGCTCTGCTGTTACGCGCGGTAGACTTCTCCCCTGCGGAACTGcttccctcttcttcttccttgctGCAACTGCTTTCTTCCCGAGCCACTACGTTTTCAGCTTCCTGGGCCGAGTGGTCCAACCACTTCCTTATGCTCTCTTCGGTCAGTCGTGGGTCTAATTCAATTGGACTTATGGTCTGGGCCTCACTAACAGAAGGTACGAACACTTATGTTTATTCTATGCATGTATACTGTTTAAGTCTTAAAACTATACTAGTCAACATATCtatgttgttttgtttttgtttttgtttttttatgttCTTACTGTCATTTTGTACAGATTgtgtattttgtttgtttgttgtttTATGTTCTTACGTACTTTCATTTTTGTACGGATTGTGCCAAATCTCGTGTTGTTTCTGAATTTAGTTATGATCTAGTCACTTGATAAAATCGTCATTgtcatatataaaataaaaaattaatttacttaaattttagagtatataatattttatctcctctatttttgtttaaataccTACTTAATTccttgtgttttaaaaaaaaaatatatcaaattaCATTATTGTGTTTTGTTTAAATACCTAtgtgttttcaataatacttatttaaacaactttaataataaaaaaaaaagaatatcattcttttatttagttacaattatTTTTTAGAATAAAATTTTTATAAAAGTATTGGAAAGAAttcatttaaatataataaattttaaaaaaatattaacttGCTCTttgaaataaaattttattattgaaGTGTGATAAATAAAAagtatttgtttaaaaaaattcttaaaatatatatgtataaatctattttattttatattttaaatagttaATTTCTTTAAAcggttttaaaataaaatttcttccaaaaagttaaataatatttgtaagaatatatttattacattttaaTTAGTGAATATAAAAAAATAGAGGATATTATgccttattaaaattaattttaaaatttgttcaaGTGTATAATTTGTTCTATTTGGTAAGATACAAGAGTATAAGTGGGTATTTAAACATGAGTAATGATATTTGCACCTAAAATATGTACATAAACATACACACATTCACGTGGCAATTTAACTTAACCAATTATATTTATTGAAATTGGAACTCACTGTTTTAAAAAAGCAATGTCGCATCATTATGCGtaatttttttatacatattttgggtgcatataTCATTAGGTTGGTGTAATTTGGTATTTTTGAAATCACAAaagtgtaagtgggtatttaacCAAAATAGATGGGGTAAAATGATATATATACCCTAAATTTTATTAGTAGCTCTAATAGATAAGTTAAGTTGGTTCATTAAATtcatattctttattttatttaattgaaaatgtattaaaaacaatatttatcttatttttataatatactttaaaaactttttaaaattaaTCAGGTTAATTAATTAGAGTCAACCGTGAGCCGATTTCAAGTTATTGCCATCTTAATTTGAGCAAAACTGACAACCTACtttctcttttatatatataaatgaaatattCATCAATTAAATAATTTCTTGATTAGCTTAATAAAAATCAAAAGATTGGGAGATCATTAACATCTAAGTAACTTGATGATTGCCAGGCTGTGGGAATCCGTTGACTTCGGCTCAAGATCCCAACATGAAACTCAAACACAAATATTGTTGAAGCATGTTATAGATAAGAATAGGAGACAAGTTGTGTTTGCGGAGTGCGACAATGACTTTGTGGATGTGTTGCTTAGCTTTCTAACATTACCAATGGGAACAATTATAAGGGTTGCTGATAATAAGAAATCTGGAATTGGATCTATGGACGAACTGTATAAGAGTGTAGAGGCTATGAATGGAGAGTTTTTTGGGACCAAAGCCTGCAAGAGCATGTTGCTTGAACCAAGAAACGCTTATGGATTAGAGTTGAATAACTTGGCTGTAAAGATTGATGGAATAGATTACACAAAGCTCTACACTTGCTCAAAAACTCCATGCTTGAACTACGAGTCTTTGGGGTTTGTTAGCTTTTTCAAGAACTCAATCTGTGCTTGTGGAAAAACTATGGACAACATACTGCCAATGAAGTATGCAGATGGAGATGTGTTTGGGAATTTCATTAGTGGAACAAAAAGGTTTATTGTAAGTGATGATTTGCAAGTACTACCAGCATCAATATCTAATGCTCGTTTCTTTCTTCTAAGACAAGGCCTCGGAGATCATACCAGTGTCTATGAGTGGAATATTAATGTTGGTCTCCAAGAGGTGAGATCATTTGTATTGAAATATAGTCATGTATAAGTGAATGAAGTTATCATAGCAAAACCACAAAAACATGCTTATAGACACTTGGCTTTATATTCTCAACTATTTTTGTTTGTTCAGGTTTTGCGGCTACTTCATCACTCACTACTCTCCAAGACACCCTTAACAGCTGCTTTTCTGCCAAAGGCTGATCAGAATATGAATATCGTTTTCTCACCGGATTCATTTCACACGCCTTGGCCTTACCAATGTCCGGTGATTAACAGCCATTCCAGCTCTCAACACAAGTTGAATGTGAAACTATGGATTAGCAAGTCAACAAAGAGAGTGATATGCATTGAAGCAAAAGAAGATTTCGTTGATTTTCTGTTCTCCTTCCTCACCATTCCCTTAGGTTCAGTCATCAAGCTATTTAAAGGGAATTCCTTACTGGGAAACATAGATAACTTGTACAAGAGTGTACAAGAAAGTAGTGCTATATCCACAAGATGTAAGGAGATGCTTCTTAGTCCTAAGGTTGAACGCATGTTTGGTTGTGAAAACCAATTGCTTGAAGTGAATGAAGAGGTGACTCCAACAGAGTTTGCTTACACCAAGTCCTACGCTTGTAGTTTACAAAACAATTCTACATGCTGTCTCATTCAATATCAGAGGCTGAGACTAATGAATCCCAAATGTCCAGGCATGACCAAAACGGGTGGTGGTTTCGTAAGAGCACAACGGTGCTTTTTGGTCACGGATAGTCTTGAAGTAGAACTCCTTTCTCCAGCATCTGGCATGAGCAGACTTGAGATTCCATTTACAGACTTGGAGTTCCTGCCCATAGCAGTAGGAAGAAAAGAGGTACAGTCCACTATTAATTTTTTCTTTCTGATACCTTATATAACAAAAGTGAGTGGGGTTTTTTTACTTGGAAGCTTTTACTAATTTTAAAACTCTTACATTGTGCAGGCTTTAGCTATTTTCAAAGCAGCTATGACCACCCGAAGTGTTCTCACTCAAGCTTTTAGCTCAATGGTGAACAACATCAATAATCtgtattcaaataaatattcaaGGGTGTGATTTTGTCCAGTGCTAACATTCGGTttgggatagacttggttggagCGTCTATGAATAGAGTTTATTTGCTTGCTCGGCGTTGACAATACTATGTCTATTTGAGTTTATATGGccaatttttctaaaacaaaTGTAGTATTATAATCCCTATTAATCTAACCATGCCACTTAACTACCAACTGTCTTTATGGTAGTTAATTATGTTACAACTTATTCCACCCATGAGTTATTGAGATTGAGTGGTGAGTTTGGGAAACACATTGAGTGAACTTGTAAGGGAGAAAGAGACAGTTGAGAATCTTGAGAGAGAGTTCAAGAACTTTGTACTGTAAAAGTGTGTCTCGGTTCTTGCTTGTAATTGTTCACATGTAGAGGTGTTGCATCAAGATTTTAGCTTGTTGAATATTTAGGCTGTAACAGAGATTATAATCATAGTGGAACCTCTTTTGGAGGAAACTGGAGTAGGCCAACTTATTATTGATCGAACCAATATATATCTGGTTGTGTTCTTATCCTTTACTGCTTGTGTTTTCATTTCAATTCTTAGTTCTTTTGTTTGTTGTGAATTATGTTTATACTACTTCCATACTTTGAGTTGTGTTGTCTGTTTACAACGGTGGTACCAGAGCAAGGTTTGCCTAAGCATTGACGACTCAAAGTTTGAAGCATGCAGGTTCAAGAAAGCAAGCATCAATGGCTTCCGCATACCTTGAAAATTTTGATGGTTCGGGAGACTTCAATTTgtggaaagaaaaaatgatggccattCTAATCTACCAGAAATTGGATTCGATATTAGAAGAGAAAGTGGAAGACAAGTTAAGTCTACCGAGAAGAAACCTGATACAGAGAAAAAGGTAGACTCGGATCTGATTATCAAGCAAGCAAGATCTGCAATTGTGATGAACTTGTCTGATAATGTTCTTAGATAAGTAATTGGCGAGAaaacatgtaacgccctactattcATGGACCGTTACGGCGTGTGTTTAAAATAAGTGAtggactcgctaaatgagtcatttggactaaaacatgtgattaagtaaCTAATAACTCATGTATTAAAACTTTTGGCCAAATGAAtgaacatttccattaaaaactttagtctttacatgggatccccaaaatagAAGTTCAAAAGTCATTTACAACTCAAGGATTAAAAAAtaggccgacctaagcggcaaaacagggtccaaccctagttcctctgcgaTATCTCAGTCGTGGCAATCGAGCAAACTGCATATGTACAAACCGCCCTTAATGCTCTCTGACTCATGGctagccaagcttctccttacccttacctgcaccacaaagcacccgtgagtcaaggctcggcaagaaaaattatttagCAGATTCAGATTATCGATAGAATATAAACGACATGCGTAACAGTAATAACTGTAACCAAGTAGACACATTATATAGGTACGAGACCAGagggtcacacaagtgtgtaTCGCACGTCTATTTATTTATGTGGCATCCAAGCCAGACAAGTGCATAATACACTCCCAGAGTGGCCTAGCCATAGCGGCAGGCGCTCAACATGCATAGTGCTGACCacggcttataagccgagctttccaatcaggaataatcatacatatagtaTATTCAGCATATAAACAAATGCAACGCATTCCAATATGCTTAATCAGATattcacatgcataattataatcatgctcattaacatGAGCCCGATCCCTAataatgtttacatttaacaaccgggccaagccttaatcatatttacatttaatagtcgggccaagccctaatcatatttacatttaACAACTGGGCCAATCCCTAATCACGTATATCACgcattgggtgtagttttcttacctcgagtttgtGTGATTAAATAAACGACCTCGAGCGCTATCCTTAACCTGAGCCttgcggaaaccctagtcacaatacaaATATTACGTTCATCAGGAATCAACCCCATAAAATTCAGCAAAACAACCTTTTGGGGCACCTTGTGTGGTCGCGCCCATAGAAAAATTGGGCTTTCCAGGGCATTAGCGCGGTCGCGCCAACCCTTGGCGCGGTCGCTCCCCACAACTTGAGCCTCCAAATTGAAGTTCTATCTCACTCTTtctgcactactacaaaaaaggctttttaggactcgcggggcgcgagccctcaatttgagagccttaaaaagtgtggttgcgagccctaaaagaatatttttagggctcgcaatgtgagtcctaaaggATCCTGTTAAGTGCCTTTAGGTaaagtttttagggctctcttCACGTGccctaaaataatttttttaggactcgcaatgtgtgtcctaaaagatcCTGTTGAGTTTCTTTAAATAAAGTTTTTAAGGCACTCTTTGCATGCCCTAAAaagttaatatttttttaaaatgcaactacatttttcattttgatttaaagaAATATATCGCATTGAGTGTCTAAAATGTATTATaaatgttagatttctaaaagttcaaaagaaaatactaaaaaatgccaaaaaaattaaaagaaatttaaatttctcaacATGTATTGTAAGCTAGCTTATAACATCTTTCATGAGTAGTCACTACTAACTTTGCTATAGCATTATacgaactttgctgcagcaaaagtAAGTTAGAGAGTTGTCGTTGTCCACTGAAACTTTGATGTAGCATTACACGAACTTTGTTGCAACAAAAGTAAGTCAGAGAGTTTTCCTTGTCCACTAAAACTTTGCTATAGCATTACAAGACTTTTGCTGCAACAAAAGTAAGTCAGAGAGCTTACTCAAAATTGATGTTGTAGCATCATATTGATGTTGCTACAGCAAAAATACCTAACTCCGCGACCCATTTGATTTCATTTTCTCTACAACCATAAGCACATTAAACCATCAAAAACCAAAatctaaaagaaaatatttactaTATATATTTCTTCATATTTTCCTTCCTGTATCTTAAAGAACTTGAATATTTCAAAGGTTTAAATAATATATTGATCAAACAATAGTGCTTGGTTGCCTTGGCCAATTGAAGAGATTGAAACAATGCACACCaaattaacttttattattttgatatttaaTTTGACATAAaaccaaacattgaaaaaaaaacattgttATTACTAAGCTATTAGCctttagttaattttaaaaaaaaaaacagttgcagtaaacttaaaataaatttttaacacCATGAGACTTATGTCCTACGTCATATTTCAAACATATGATGATCATCACCGAATGACATATTTCCACCAATACAAAAACATATCAAAGAATCTTTTTTAGCATCACCCCAAAAACTAATAAAAGTAAGCAAGAAGCACCAAAGCCatgtgttacacccaaatttcgacacAATCATAAACGAGCCTCGAAATGTatgctcgtaaagtgtaagctcgaaaattACAAGCAGTAGTTGGACACTTTTACAACTTTGCATGATTCCTGACTTGTTCTTGTTGGtgatcgagcacaagtttaaaaggctCGAGCCTAAGCATCAAGCTCGAAGGGAAAAATCTTCTCTGAAGTATATGGGTGTTAAtcgagccttagttgcaagctcgaagataTTGGTCTCCGAAGATTGAGCTCGATGAAATTACTGGTTAAGGAGGAGGTTGACTAGAATAACGAGCTCGAAATGTTGTTTGATCTTGAAAGCAcgttaaccttgcattcgaggtCAGAAATGCGCTTTGCACACGACAACTGTAATGCCCttaaatccctaatgtggtttaatggttggattagtaggtagggagggccataactgtttaattatgccattaaatgataatgtgcatgtttatgtgaattatattataatatgatgttatatgcatgcatgtgggtccacatttgattattatggtattttggtaatttggcccgttgagggcatatttgtgtatttgggtacatattgtgatttgtgaatgagatcccattattatggagatatattcgagctattcggcatgagacggtcttatatttcaaattagcggttttgtcataacgggggtcttttattgggatattgagtaatgaggatgttatttgatgataaattgagaatTATTGAGATCAGtaggaaattctagaagttttgactataatgtccctgggggtgttttcgggaccccgagcactaggttttatttgaggttacttaagtttgaagtagcttgtcagatagaaccgtacgttagaaaacctctcattctcttcccgttagttcattttaccgttcgaagcattttcgaagaaatcttgagcttcagaagtcggaatcaagcgaggatcgaggcataacgatcctaggaaagattagaagcttcttgactgaaggatttgacgagaaacaactcaatcaaaggtaatctaattttttagtttttagagtttctaagcttagaattggatttcgtgaatcgttgagtttttggttcgtttgagcctcgggattttatggttttggatcattgggaagcttgggaactttgatttgttgatttggaagtgtttaggtatgctTTTGGAGGGTTTAGGATGATGGAAAACGAGTTTgtggctggttctgggttgggggccgcggccctgttcttgggcgtcgtggccctagctcgaagaagcaggaggGAGGTTTTGGCCTTactaggcgccgcggccctaggtgtAGGGCATCATaacccttgctcctggagtgccTGGGGGCTGCGACTCAAGGTTCTAGGGCCGCATCCCTtgggcaggtttgagcccgtttgagtgttttggtcCCGGGAatttggttttaggcctcgggatggttcctactacccggattagtggggattgatgtcccagaggatAGATCTTGGTTTTTGgaacctttgatgttcattttattggtggtgtcccatatttggttatgactaagtgaccgctaaaggactaaaagtcaaatcgttctcaagggtcgttcttttattcattctcgctcaaatcagaggtaagaaaactgcaccccatatgtgacatgcatggttattcatgaggtatgttgaatgtgtaaatgtggacatggattgatgatagaatgcttagcaaatctttctcacttgtgcatggtactgactaattagtcagaattggcaaaggtgtcagtatcaactatgaagttgggacttattagtcaagttcggcagtggtactgggcactggtcacacagtgttgacttataagtcaggacggccttagcgtgttcaatgcaagccaataaatattagatctaatcgacatctgcattaaatgactcagaagagcgttaatgccggatcgaccttaagttcgatgaaaactaaaagtgcttatgtgacttacccatcagtcactcatctgtttaagctagtgacttacccagcagtcactcatctgtttaagctagtgacttacccagcagtcactcatctgtttaagttagtaacttgcttgtcagtcactcattatggtttaccagaacctcaagtgatattcactcatctgtttaagagttataagctctgtgtgattataataataataataatcagttgttaatatctatatgcattattgtgttttcttgctcatgggtgctatgtggtgtaggtaaagggaaagaaaagctcacccagccttgagtataaagcttaggtggtgatgtgtacatatgcggccgcttgaccaccacagccaaggagttctcagaggaactagggggtttagcctatttttgccgcttaggtcggcgggtttgtaaatttgaaacagttttggccattttgagttgtaaataacttgtaaatgtttttatgggcccatgaacagtcttatgtattaaataaaatatatcatttcctttttattggttttccaccttagcctgttaataacacttagaagcacgtttttaaccaaaggactcgggtagcgagttaaatttccgattcaccgttcaccgtaactgttctggggtaaccagggcgttacaacaactgttaggagatccctattccttagggatttgttgttatatggtattaaatctcaattatcatgagatattatgcATTTAATGTAttaatttacatttatttcaaatctgtataattgattgtaacttcccgaaataaggggaagatattcAATCAACTAGGTTTATAAATAGCCTGGGAATTTTATTTGTACTCACGCACAATATTGCATTGAGAATACTTTGTTGAATTActctgaaaaagctttgagatagtgtaacgacccaaaatcactaatatgccttaagggccttggttagtgtgtcgggagggcataattggtttatgtgtgaatttattaaattaacgtgtgattatatgataaacatgtttaTATGGCcatgtgaatgtaaatgtggttatatgtcatatctatgagaaccacattattatgtgggtaagtttgcagcgtgcgactcgaggcgatcctagggagctagttagcgggaagtcacaacggggcttaatgtttgacttagggcaagtcaaggggtaattcgggtattagatgattatttgggtcatcgggttatggaaataaatatatggagatatatttgaggttaggaagcctaggtgggaatattggggaattttaccattttgccctcgagggcgttttcggtaccccgagccccgAGATTAACTTAGTTAATCAAGGTTATACTAAGTAAAATAGAAACCAAtagaacaaaaacccaaaccgaccctttaacgttctcttctcctctcttctcttttctctctcaagaaggCTATAGAAGTCTAAGGAGAATCAGCTGGAATTCTGTGTTTAGAGCTGAGTTTGTGAGGGATTAGCTTAGTTCTAACTAAGGGACACTCAAACAGGaccaaggtaagaattgaatctcattcttgaggactagaattctgagttttggctgagtattaaaagtgtatatggttttgatgtttaaggtctgaattgaagctagaagcttgggttttagctcagaaattgttaaggaagtggttcatcaaagaaggtaagcttcaattcgtaatttagagtctaaaatctgagtttgcatgactggctTTAGATTTCTTGAGCTACTGGGTtttagaaatcaaaatgggattttaatgagtttttaaactAGGTTTCTGTTGGATTGAGTTGCTGGAACCATGTTGggagtcttgtgatcaatgggttttcgAATTAGGGTGCTTTGTAGTGGTTTTTAGCAAGGTTAGGAGGCtataaatggtggtttttctgggcacgaagggttgggccgcgactctgttctagagtgtcgcggccctgcgaagcaaagaagagccaaggaggctttgcagtggggaagcgccgcggcgccacagggcagggctgcGGCACGTGtctgtcttcagagaggcttagcctctgttttaggggcgggccacggctaggtttcaggggccacagcccttaagggcattttttatcttttgagggttttaagagcgggaacctaacctagggtgctcaggatcgattccaccaccatgattggtggaattcgatgtcccggaagctaaaACTCCATCTAGAAATATTAACGAGATTAataatggtactccctatcttggttgtgactatgtgttaagctagggctcgggaagccgATCGTGCCCGAGAGGTGtcactcgtaatcagtgaacttggaaattaaaggtaagaaaactacacccagttgtGGAATTAtcatgggactaagggttccctattttgtatgctttgtaaaggatggtattatgccatgtaaacagtaaaccaacggcctaagagtgtcgaagtttacactagcgcatagggcgtggctcggccactggtagctgagggcagcttgttatgcactgagctcggtttaagcgagccggagtcagtggggtaaacagagggtgcgaccttaagtgtcgaccctgactattatatgatttgtttgttattattatttggtggattgttatgctgaatagttgggtgatgattagctgactctttggttgaatctccaTGCTTTGTGAATATTGTGGTATATTAAgggtatgaacatgcttaaagggttatccaaatattattattgcttgttatgtaatatgatatgttttcttactgggccttggctcacgggtgctacgtggtgcaggtaaaagcaagggcaagcttgatcaaccctgatttggagagctctgagagcagaatgtacatgaatagcagctcagccgccacggttgagagagATAGGAGCTGGAGAACCAAaaacgtctgttttgcctttGAGTGGCTAACGATTGTTTatactttggaaattttgtaaactgacttttgaacgttgttcctttttgggatctcatgagtaaaatgtttaattttatgaaatgtacctttttg
This genomic interval from Humulus lupulus chromosome 8, drHumLupu1.1, whole genome shotgun sequence contains the following:
- the LOC133795625 gene encoding uncharacterized protein LOC133795625, coding for MSNNNISAVVAAIIISFLPLMILLLNQLRRLWESVDFGSRSQHETQTQILLKHVIDKNRRQVVFAECDNDFVDVLLSFLTLPMGTIIRVADNKKSGIGSMDELYKSVEAMNGEFFGTKACKSMLLEPRNAYGLELNNLAVKIDGIDYTKLYTCSKTPCLNYESLGFVSFFKNSICACGKTMDNILPMKYADGDVFGNFISGTKRFIVSDDLQVLPASISNARFFLLRQGLGDHTSVYEWNINVGLQEVLRLLHHSLLSKTPLTAAFLPKADQNMNIVFSPDSFHTPWPYQCPVINSHSSSQHKLNVKLWISKSTKRVICIEAKEDFVDFLFSFLTIPLGSVIKLFKGNSLLGNIDNLYKSVQESSAISTRCKEMLLSPKVERMFGCENQLLEVNEEVTPTEFAYTKSYACSLQNNSTCCLIQYQRLRLMNPKCPGMTKTGGGFVRAQRCFLVTDSLEVELLSPASGMSRLEIPFTDLEFLPIAVGRKEALAIFKAAMTTRSVLTQAFSSMVNNINNLRESGRQVKSTEKKPDTEKKVDSDLIIKQARSAIVMNLSDNVLR